A genome region from Prionailurus bengalensis isolate Pbe53 chromosome B4, Fcat_Pben_1.1_paternal_pri, whole genome shotgun sequence includes the following:
- the RND1 gene encoding rho-related GTP-binding protein Rho6, whose translation MKERRPPQPVVARCKLVLVGDVQCGKTAMLQVLAKDCYPETYVPTVFENYTACLETEEQRVELSLWDTSGSPYYDNVRPLCYSDSDAVLLCFDISRPETVDSALKKWRTEILDYCPSTRVLLIGCKTDLRTDLSTLMELSHQKQAPISYEQGCAIAKQLGAEIYLEGSAFTSEKSIHSIFRTASMVCLNKPSPVPPKSPVRSLSKRLLHLPSRSELISSTFKKEKAKSCSIM comes from the exons ATGAAGGAGAGACGGCCCCCCCAGCCAGTCGTGGCCAGATGTAAGCTGGTTCTGGTGGGGGATGTGCAGTGCGGGAAGACAGCGATGTTACAGGTGTTAGCGAAGGACTGCTATCCCGAG ACATATGTGCCCACCGTGTTTGAGAATTACACAGCCTGCTTGGAGACAGAGGAACAGAGGGTGGAGCTCAGTCTCTGGGACACCTCAG GATCTCCCTACTATGACAACGTCCGTCCACTCTGCTATAGCGACTCAGATGCAGTATTACTGTGCTTTGATATCAGCCGACCGGAGACAGTGGATAGTGCACTCAAGAAG TGGAGGACAGAAATCCTGGACTATTGTCCTAGCACCCGCGTTTTGCTTATTGGCTGCAAGACAGACCTGCGAACAGACCTGAGCACACTGATGGAGCTGTCCCACCAGAAACAGGCACCTATCTCCTacgagcag GGCTGTGCAATAGCCAAGCAGCTGGGTGCAGAAATCTACCTGGAAGGCTCGGCTTTTACCTCAGAAAAGAGTATCCACAGCATCTTCCGGACAGCGTCCATGGTGTGTCTGAACAAGCCCAGCCCAGTGCCCCCCAAGAGCCCTGTCCGAAGCCTCTCCAAGCGACTGCTTCACCTCCCCAGTCGTTCCGAACTCATCTCTTCTACCTTCAAGAAGGAAAAGGCCAAAAGCTGTTCCATTATGTGA